The genome window CGATTGTTCGTATCGGTCATATTCCATGCGTCTCTCCTCGCGTTGATCTTGTAAATTATCACCTACCTGTAAGTCCTCATCAATATTTTCTAATGGTTGTTCTCGCCTGGCACCTCTTTGATTAGATTTACTTCGTCTTGATGAACTTATGCTTGTCCTAGATCTTGACCGTGTAGCGCTTCTTGATCTATGTTCTTGTAATCTGAGGTTCTCTTCTCTTAGATCTTCATTTTGACGTATCAAGTTCACACTCTCTTCGCCGTTGTGCCATCAATATTTGCCTAAGTTCTGCAATtgtcatattttcttcatttctTTCAATCCTTCCTACTTCTCCAGTTCTTTGTTCCTCTTCTTCGGTTGAATTCGTTCATGCAGTATGGATACTCACTCgatcataatcaatatcattattCTTCTCTTGTGTACGCTGAGGTCTAATTAGAGTtgcatttctttgattttctctttctccttcctcTGGTTGTTCAGGAATTTCACCTCTTCTTCATTCAGCAATTCATTTACTCCTCCTAGTTGTCGCCGTTTGGTCTGCAGTAGATCCAATTCGTACCATCTCTATTTTTTTTGTATTAACAAATGAAAGACTactttaaaaataattaaaaggtTCTAATGATGAAAATCTCAATTGTTTAAAAAGATTAGATCTAAAATTCTGTAAACTTAATTTCTAAGCAAATTCAGCAACAAGATATATCGCTCGTCCCTGTTTCTTGCGCCagatgtagttgcaagaaatcctacaaccacacttgTATAAGAATGTGAACAAGATACTAATAAATCATGGTAAATATCACTCGTTTATTCATTAGAATCTTAAGTTGGATACAAGATTGTACAAAGGTTTTACTTgatctccaaataaactttctttctcctaatttcttgtctaacacacactaaGAGATCGCCATTACATGACAACtcttccctttatataggatacgtacatagtggatgacagctaatagatcctttattttcggaatcactgtacgttacaatcgctcatgtacattcacTCAGATTCGCACACATTACACTTCACACAGATCTTCACACTTGGTTCATGATTATGCTGACATCATCAAACACGTCATCTCCATTTTACTATATGCGATGATCTTCGCTCATATTTCatgacctttacttcgcatacgtaatgaatgtgcgatatttcactcttACAGCTGTTGTGTGATTAAGATGGTTGTATCTCAATTATATGAgattattaaataaaataaaataaaatgtcgtTTATTTTCTTGTATACTTTAGAAATTAACAATTTCTAAAGTACAATATACTCACTCGAAACAGGTAGTTATCATCACTCTTCTTCTACCAAGAATAAACATTCTCTTAACAATTTTTATGCCAAAGAAGGATGGCATTCAAACTGGTCCAGGTCGCCATAACAAGAGCTAGATTGCCTCAACCGTCTTTGCTGATACAAGGGCCAGCTGTAATCTTCCCACCTTTACTTGGTAAAACTGATTGATGGTCTCTATGTTGTCTCCCTTCCCtattcaaaaataaacaaaaacataGATGTGCATATGCCTATTAAGTGCAAGTCTGCCAGGCCTCGCTTTCTCAAGTATTTTTCCACTGTTCCATTGTCTTTTAAATCTCTCTTGCACTGCACTAATCTTGTTATCTGTAAAACCAGGTGCTGCGCGCTTTTGTTCTGCTCCCTGTTAACAGACACAAACCTCGAGGATCCACTTGTGCCTGAGATTGCACATATGTATAATGAATCAGACGGGAGCAAGTAAGAGACAGCTGCTGGTAGTGGCTGCGAAAGTAAGCAATGAGTTGTGGCTCTTATACTACCAGTCATGTGCTTGTTAACATTACTCTTCCCTTATTAATGCGCAGCCAGCGCTAACCAAATTAAATGGCATGTAATGTAAGAACTGTCAGATCATGAATTATACACAAACAGTCTATGAGGAGAATTCAATGTATTCAGCATTGCAAAAGAATTTCGCTCTTGAGAACAAAAAAACTTTAAGAGAGTTGCATGAATCCGGTCTTGACTTTCAAGATTGCAAATTTAGGATGATAATGtatgatttgtttattttttgattcaatttcatctttttttctttttctttgttctgCGAATGGCCTGGATCTGTATGTGCCTATCAAAACGACATATAATGTCCATAATTGCGAATGGCCTGGTTTCTCCACAGCTACTGTTGGTGTTTCAGATGTAGCTCATGATCTTAATTAATATTTCTTTTTTCATTATTTTAccaaaagaattcttcaaagtaaAAGGAAACTTGTATGAATCTTTCCTAATCCGATTGTGCTAAAAATTATAGGCCAGAGACTTCTGAGACCCAAAGGAGATTCCAGGAATGCAGTCCAATCACTACGTCAACATGCAAAGGCAAGCATGAAATAGGGCATATCAAACTACATGGGCACAACCTTTACTTGATAATAAATACTGCATCAGTTTTAAAGAACATTTTCGCTGTAAGTACAAGCTAAAGCTGAAAGTTTCTTACCTCTAGTTTCATGAGTTGAAATGAAAAATGATGTTTAACATTGGTTGTTCTATCACTAAACAGACTACTATCTTCACTGGCTTAATCATCATACAGAACAACTCAGTCGTAAGTCTCTGCCTCGCTTAGGATCCTTACCCTTCTTTTGTTATGCATTGGCTGTTGAATTTAATTGTCACAGTAGATGGATGGTTTTATGAATTTGGCACCAATGAAATGGTatgtttcttattttatttttacacaTTAATCAAAGCAGCAATGAAAAATCTGTTACCaacccattttcagtttgcattaTTCTAACATATCAAACCATTTCACAATAGCCAATGTGAATTGATGATTCATGTTATTGCTAATTATGGTATCCTGATTAGTCATCGACATCCCGGCAAGCATAAATATCCTCGAGCTGTTTTCTTAAAGTCTCAATCTCGCTGTTTGTATTTCTGTTGCCATTTCCATCTCTCAGACTTGTTTCCAACATTAATAACTTTTTAGTTTTGCTAATTACCTGTTCACACTGAAAACATAGGTTAAGACAATGAAGAATGACAACATGTTATTAAACCGAAAAGTTTTTACTAGGGATTTTAATTTCATTCTGACCGCTCGACTTGGCCATCGTTTCACCCCAAATTCCCGGCATTTTTTCTTGATCACCGTAGTACAAATTTGTAGTTCTTTAGCTACGGTATTTATGGGAACGTGGAACCGTCTGGTCAGGTCGTTTAATGTTAATGCCCTTGTCCTTTGCCtctgtaccataaaaatttaaatttaCTTAGAACACCCAAAGCAGTTCACAATCTAACGTACTATGTGAGTTTAATGTTACAGCGAAAACTGTTACCTGTGATGCGAGACCAGGCCTAGGAGTTCTAGTGTCATTCGTATTTGCTGGAGTTCGATTTTCCTCCTCTGCTCCAATATGACTTGCCTCTGTATTATCAATTTATCAACAAAAGAATATCAATTACATATCCTATAAAATTCAAATATTCATGGTTGGCAGTTTTATTTCAGCAGTAAAAATAAAACCACGCATTATAATGCATGGGTGAAAATGGCATGTGCCTACCTGATGGAGGGTTGAGTTCATCTGAATCGACGTTATTGAACCAGTTAAGTCCATAGCATAATGCATCGTAGTAAACTGATAATGGATCTGGCAATAAAACATATCCTTCTTGAGTGCGGCTTTGACAATACTGAACTATGAACTGCTTTACACTCTCCATGCTTTGCATTGTGAAACTGCGCAACCAAATGAAAGATGAACATCAGGTCGTGGGAAATTTACTCGACCATTTCATACAAATGCCTACTCTTATAAACGTCAAAACTTACTCGACCATTTCATAGTTTACTATAGGAGGTCCATCGATAACGTTAGTCTGCATCTCATAAATAGCATGGCAAATAAAACCAATTCTTCCGTGAATCTCAAGCTTCATACTGTTTGCGCCTAGACACAGTAAGTTATTCAAACAACCAAATCAGAAACATTATGCACTTGGAAGCAAAAAAAATCATGGAATCACACAACATTGAGAGATATTTACTGAGCATACCATTTTCGTGGATGATTTCTCGAAGGACATGACAGTAACTACAATTAAACGGAGTCGGAACAGGAGGCCAAACCGGAAAAGGAACAACGGAATTCGTCTCAACTTCATCACCCACATTACCAACATATTCAGGATTTTCACCTTCAACACCGTTGGTCGTAAAATCCAGATTAGGAGAATTGTTAAAATTATAATCATTGTCATCGTTCATAACAGGATTTTCGGTATCCCAATAATCGAACTGATCCCCATCATTATGTTGCAAGTTGCCATTAAGCAATTCATCAAGACCCGGATCATCGAGATTCAAAGTTGGGTTACATTCTTGAAAGTATTGCGCAACAACGTCGTCCATATCAAGTGGGTCTTCTTCTACATCCGGCATTGGCACATCCCTCTCCCTCTCTCTTTCTATGCGCTGCGGATTTTGCGAGAAAGACTGGTGGTGAAACACACCAATGGCGGCCTCTGGATactgtagagagagagagagaaagaaatcaCAAAAACCCTGTAATCCCCAAGCACCAAAATTTGGTGCTTGAGACGGGCATTCAACAATCGATGAAGAAAACCAATTGCAAGAAAAATTATGTGTAGAAAAGTATGTAGAGTGAGAAATTGTGTTAATGAGTGTTAAGAATGATAACAAAGAGGAATGTGCGGGAATTGGCGGTTAATTACCGTTGGGACCAATTGCGGTTATCTTTCAACTTTGTTCAAACTTTTTAGTGAAAACCCTGGTCGGATCGGGTCGGTTAGAATTGGCCGGTTATCAGCAGAGCAAAACCCATTTTAAAACCAGTTATGAAACAAGTCGTCCGGTTATGAACTAAGTCTGCATGTTGCATCATCAAAGAAAACTCAAGATAAATGGTAATTACTACAACTAAGTTGATTCCACTTAACAATTtgatcttgaatatctttaattTTAGTGTAAATGCAGCATTGAATTGCTTCAACTGTTACATACTAGCAAAAAGA of Papaver somniferum cultivar HN1 unplaced genomic scaffold, ASM357369v1 unplaced-scaffold_15964, whole genome shotgun sequence contains these proteins:
- the LOC113337312 gene encoding uncharacterized protein LOC113337312 isoform X2, which encodes MPDVEEDPLDMDDVVAQYFQECNPTLNLDDPGLDELLNGNLQHNDGDQFDYWDTENPVMNDDNDYNFNNSPNLDFTTNGVEGENPEYVGNVGDEVETNSVVPFPVWPPVPTPFNCSYCHVLREIIHENGANSMKLEIHGRIGFICHAIYEMQTNVIDGPPIVNYEMVDFTMQSMESVKQFIVQYCQSRTQEGYVLLPDPLSVYYDALCYGLNWFNNVDSDELNPPSEASHIGAEEENRTPANTNDTRTPRPGLASQRQRTRALTLNDLTRRFHVPINTVAKELQICTTVIKKKCREFGVKRWPSRAVISKTKKLLMLETSLRDGNGNRNTNSEIETLRKQLEDIYACRDVDD
- the LOC113337312 gene encoding uncharacterized protein LOC113337312 isoform X1; amino-acid sequence: MPDVEEDPLDMDDVVAQYFQECNPTLNLDDPGLDELLNGNLQHNDGDQFDYWDTENPVMNDDNDYNFNNSPNLDFTTNGVEGENPEYVGNVGDEVETNSVVPFPVWPPVPTPFNCSYCHVLREIIHENGANSMKLEIHGRIGFICHAIYEMQTNVIDGPPIVNYEMVDFTMQSMESVKQFIVQYCQSRTQEGYVLLPDPLSVYYDALCYGLNWFNNVDSDELNPPSEASHIGAEEENRTPANTNDTRTPRPGLASQRQRTRALTLNDLTRRFHVPINTVAKELQICTTVIKKKCREFGVKRWPSRACEQVISKTKKLLMLETSLRDGNGNRNTNSEIETLRKQLEDIYACRDVDD